One part of the Sphingopyxis sp. PAMC25046 genome encodes these proteins:
- a CDS encoding long-chain-fatty-acid--CoA ligase, which produces MDGLMQNVPLTVDRIIDHAATWHGAREVVSRDAEGRVTRATYADVHADAKRVSNALAAEGIKPGDRVATMAWNGARHLGAWYGAAGMGAVLHTLNPRLFPEQIAYIANHAGDRLLIADPATADLVEELLPQVPSIEKVIFFCDAASMPETSFAAVAFDDWIAGHSDEYDWGGFGENAACGLCYTSGTTGNPKGVLYSHRSNYIHALMTLQRDALALSARDTVLLVVPMYHANAWGVVYSAPAVGAKLVLPGQRMDGESIYNLIEQEGVTYSAAVPTVWQMLLTYMQENGKRFTTLERVTIGGSACPESIIRTFRDDYGVDVVQGWGMTETSPLGTVSVPNASVAAKGDDAQMAYKLKQGRLLCGLEMKLIDDAGNRLPHDGTTPGRLMIKGPTIAGAYYGGEGGEVLDDEGFFDTGDVSTIDAEGYMQITDRAKDVVKSGGEWISSIEIENIAMGHEAVANAAVVGVAHPKWDERPILLCQLKPGASASADDLKDFLDGKIARWWMPDDVLFVADIPLGPTGKIDKKAIRAGLAGYELPFEVTR; this is translated from the coding sequence ATGGACGGGTTGATGCAGAATGTGCCGCTGACGGTCGACCGGATCATCGACCATGCGGCGACCTGGCACGGCGCGCGCGAGGTGGTGTCGCGCGATGCCGAGGGGCGTGTCACCCGCGCCACCTATGCCGACGTCCATGCCGACGCGAAGCGCGTGTCGAATGCGCTCGCCGCCGAGGGGATCAAGCCGGGCGACCGCGTCGCGACGATGGCGTGGAACGGCGCGCGGCACCTTGGCGCCTGGTATGGCGCCGCGGGCATGGGGGCGGTGCTTCACACGCTCAATCCGCGGCTGTTTCCCGAACAGATCGCCTATATTGCGAACCATGCCGGCGACCGATTGCTGATCGCCGATCCGGCGACCGCCGATCTGGTGGAAGAACTGTTGCCGCAGGTGCCGAGCATCGAGAAGGTGATCTTCTTTTGCGACGCTGCGTCGATGCCCGAAACCAGCTTTGCCGCGGTCGCGTTCGACGATTGGATCGCGGGCCATAGCGACGAATATGATTGGGGCGGGTTCGGCGAAAATGCGGCGTGCGGGCTCTGCTACACCAGCGGGACGACGGGCAATCCGAAGGGTGTGCTCTATTCGCACCGTTCCAATTATATCCACGCGCTGATGACCTTGCAGCGCGACGCGCTCGCGCTGTCGGCGCGCGATACGGTGCTGCTGGTCGTGCCGATGTATCATGCCAATGCGTGGGGCGTGGTCTATTCGGCGCCCGCAGTCGGCGCGAAGCTCGTGCTGCCCGGGCAGCGGATGGACGGCGAATCGATCTATAATCTGATCGAGCAGGAAGGCGTCACTTACTCGGCCGCGGTGCCGACGGTATGGCAGATGCTGCTCACCTATATGCAGGAAAATGGGAAGCGTTTCACGACTTTGGAGCGCGTGACGATCGGTGGGTCGGCGTGCCCCGAATCGATCATCCGCACCTTCCGCGACGACTATGGCGTCGACGTCGTCCAGGGCTGGGGCATGACCGAAACCTCGCCGCTCGGGACCGTGTCGGTCCCCAATGCGTCGGTTGCTGCGAAGGGCGATGACGCGCAGATGGCGTACAAGCTCAAGCAGGGGCGGTTGCTCTGCGGGCTCGAGATGAAGCTAATCGACGACGCGGGAAATCGCCTGCCGCACGACGGCACGACGCCGGGGCGGCTGATGATCAAGGGGCCGACGATCGCGGGCGCCTATTATGGCGGCGAGGGCGGCGAGGTGCTCGACGACGAGGGCTTTTTCGACACCGGCGACGTCAGCACGATCGACGCCGAAGGCTATATGCAGATCACCGATCGCGCGAAGGATGTCGTGAAGTCGGGCGGCGAGTGGATCAGTTCGATCGAGATCGAAAATATCGCGATGGGGCATGAGGCGGTCGCCAACGCCGCGGTCGTCGGGGTTGCGCATCCCAAATGGGACGAGCGGCCGATTCTGTTGTGCCAGTTGAAGCCCGGCGCCAGCGCCTCCGCCGACGACCTCAAGGACTTTCTCGACGGCAAGATCGCGCGCTGGTGGATGCCCGACGACGTGCTGTTCGTCGCGGATATCCCGCTCGGGCCGACGGGCAAGATCGACAAGAAGGCAATCCGTGCGGGGCTGGCAGGCTATGAGCTGCCCTTTGAAGTCACCCGCTGA
- a CDS encoding MarR family transcriptional regulator, with product MRTNQLIIALFQRFCWLDEGLQARLHDHGWPDVNRPQSMIMTNIVSGVVRPSDIARNLGVSRQAVHSTINQMVKLGIVRLDVDPDDRRHMIVSLTDLGARMRKDAQRSMDALTAQIADRLGQDKFDALLAALEADWGDNIARAASRTR from the coding sequence ATGCGCACAAACCAGCTTATCATCGCGCTTTTTCAACGCTTCTGCTGGCTCGACGAAGGGCTGCAGGCGCGGCTTCACGATCATGGCTGGCCCGATGTCAATCGTCCGCAATCGATGATAATGACCAATATCGTCAGCGGCGTCGTGCGCCCGTCGGACATCGCGCGCAATCTCGGCGTGTCGCGGCAGGCGGTCCACAGCACTATCAACCAGATGGTGAAGCTCGGCATCGTTCGGCTCGACGTCGATCCCGACGACCGCCGCCACATGATCGTGTCGCTGACCGACCTTGGCGCACGCATGCGCAAGGATGCGCAGCGATCGATGGACGCGCTCACCGCACAGATCGCCGACCGCCTCGGTCAGGACAAGTTCGACGCGCTGCTCGCCGCGCTCGAGGCTGACTGGGGCGACAATATCGCGCGCGCGGCTTCGCGCACTCGCTAG
- a CDS encoding NAD(P)H-dependent oxidoreductase gives MTSIAVIVGSTREGSFNRALGELAAASLEAQGASVTRVDLAAFDLPVYSAALEAGAFPPGALKLKTLFAAQDGLLFVSPEYNGSLSPLLKNAIDWASRPTGDESLVALSAYRGKAAAIMSASISPFGGLRGLMHLRQILSTIQMLVIPEQVLVPNAHAAFADDGSLKEPLPASLVDMTAARLVAVAKALAV, from the coding sequence ATGACCAGCATCGCCGTCATCGTCGGGAGCACCCGAGAGGGGTCGTTCAATCGCGCCTTGGGCGAACTCGCCGCCGCGAGCCTCGAAGCGCAGGGCGCAAGCGTCACGCGGGTCGATCTCGCGGCTTTCGACCTGCCGGTCTATTCGGCGGCGCTCGAAGCCGGCGCCTTTCCGCCTGGCGCGTTGAAGCTCAAGACACTGTTCGCCGCGCAGGACGGGCTGCTGTTCGTGTCGCCCGAATATAATGGTTCGCTGTCGCCGCTGCTCAAGAATGCGATCGACTGGGCATCGCGGCCCACCGGCGACGAGAGCCTTGTCGCGCTTTCCGCCTATCGCGGCAAGGCGGCGGCGATCATGTCGGCGTCGATCAGCCCCTTTGGGGGGCTGCGCGGGCTGATGCACCTGCGCCAGATTTTGTCGACGATCCAGATGCTCGTGATTCCCGAACAGGTGCTGGTGCCGAACGCGCACGCGGCCTTTGCCGACGATGGCAGTCTGAAGGAGCCGTTGCCCGCGTCGCTGGTGGATATGACCGCCGCGCGGCTGGTCGCTGTCGCGAAGGCGCTTGCCGTCTAG
- a CDS encoding MarR family transcriptional regulator, translating into MIKKTKDYRHPAEYYTDPENSIGYLARVVFRSFSRLLERRTLTHDVSAGQWRFLRQLWREDGITQRELSERVGMREPTTVVALKGLEKAGLITRKKTTDDRRKTFIHLTPHAKKLELILAPMNAEIHEIATKGMSDEEVEVLQGLMRRVIDNLADETRKLAVLSDIKA; encoded by the coding sequence ATCCTGAAAACAGCATCGGCTACCTCGCGCGCGTCGTCTTCCGTTCCTTTTCGCGGTTGCTCGAACGCCGCACGCTGACGCACGACGTTTCGGCGGGGCAGTGGCGTTTCCTGCGCCAGCTCTGGCGCGAGGACGGCATTACCCAGCGCGAACTGAGCGAACGCGTGGGGATGCGCGAGCCGACCACCGTTGTCGCGCTGAAAGGGCTGGAAAAGGCAGGGCTGATCACGCGCAAGAAGACGACCGACGACCGGCGCAAGACCTTCATTCATCTGACCCCGCATGCGAAGAAGCTCGAGCTGATCCTCGCGCCGATGAACGCCGAGATTCACGAGATCGCGACCAAGGGCATGAGCGACGAGGAGGTCGAAGTGCTGCAGGGGCTGATGCGCCGCGTGATCGACAATCTCGCCGACGAAACGCGCAAGCTCGCGGTGCTTTCGGACATCAAGGCCTGA